One Melospiza melodia melodia isolate bMelMel2 chromosome 1, bMelMel2.pri, whole genome shotgun sequence genomic window carries:
- the LOC134420303 gene encoding uncharacterized protein LOC134420303: MTLQASPPPIAGQGGGTKRFSPRFPAKQTRAPAGLLPSGRESPGVPPPLARGKAGRSPAAESRAQGARSLGGPSPASTPAGEGSETGFLPVLYLCTPGNWGSVSQAFGMKTLLDKYGWLLFSKVKLIETQAQQTGLNFIWNLSSLFLYQPNGMLLSDMVDSTGRTRKSYSRWENGHPLTILSGAYSRVITQNQIVCVCLHSCSDLAAMIEFSLKFNAQKIQKSKADKTQD, translated from the exons ATGACACTTCAGGCGTCGCCTCCCCCCATCGCGGGGCAGGGCGGCGGGACGAAGCGCTTTTCCCCCCGCTTCCCGGCCAAGCAAACCCGG GCTCCGGCGGGGCTCCTCCCGTCGGGCCGGGAGTCCCCCGGTGTCCCACCCCCGCTGGCCCGGGGGAAGGCAGGGCGCAGCCCAGCAGCggaaagcagagcccagggtgccCGGAGCCTGGGCGGCCCCAGCCCGGCCAGCACCCCCGCGGGGGAGGGAAGCGAGACCGGCTTTCTCCCGGTGCTTTACCTCTGTACACCGGGGAACTGGGGCTCCGTCTCTCAG GCATTTGGTATGAAGACACTTTTGGACAAGTATGGGTGGTTGCTATTCTCCAAAGTGAAACTGATTGAAACACAG GCACAACAAACAGGACTCAATTTTATTTGGAACTTATCATCACTGTTCCTTTACCAGCCAAATGGGATGCTGTTGAGTGACATGGTGGACTCCACTG GAAGGACAAGAAAATCATACAGCAGATGGGAGAATGGCCATCCTCTAACCATATTGAGTGGTGCTTATTCACGGGTCATAACCCAAAACCAAATTGTTTGTGTTTGTCTGCATTCTTGTTCTGATCTTGCAGCAATGATTGAGTTCAGCctgaaatttaatgcacaaaaaatacagaaaagtaaGGCTGACAAAACTCAAGATTAA